ttcgttatagactgtatacttgctaattcaacttcttgggtattagatacaggttgtggctcacacttatgttccaatccacagggactaagaagaagtagaaagttaagcaagggtgaagtcgacctacgagtgggaaatggagcacggattgctgcattagctgtaggaacttattatttgtcgttgtcctccgggctagttttggaactggaagaatgtttccatgttccaagtcttactaaaaacatcatttcagtttctttcttagatgctaagggattttcctttttaataaaagacaatagttgttcgttttattttaaagagatgttttatgatctgctagattagtcaatggactttatttattagatcacgacaaacaagtttataacataaataccaaaaaggccaaaaaggatgattcagatctcacctatctgtggcattgtcgattaggccatataaacttgaaacgcttagaaagacttcaaaaggaaggaattatagaaccatttgacttagaggattatggtaaatgcgaatcatgtttacttggcaaaatgacaaagcaacctttctctaaagttggagaaagagcaactgaactattgggtttaatccatacagatgtatgtggaccaatgagtacaaatgctagaggtggtttaagctactttatcactttcactgatgacttcagtagatatggttatgtctacctaatgaagcataagtctgaatcctttgacaaattcaaggaatttcatagtgaagtagagaatcaattaggcaagaagattaaggcactgcggtctgatataggcggtgaatatctgagctatgaatttgatgaccatctgaaagaatgtggaattctatcagaattgactcctcctggaacaccacaatggaacggtgtgtcagaacggaggaacagaaccttgctagacatggtcaggtcaatgatgggtcaggccgaacttccattagaattttggggacatgcactaaatacagctgcactcactataaatagagctccgtctaaagctgtcgaaaagactccatatgagttatggtttggaaagcctccaaatgtgtcttttctcaagatttggggatgtgaagtatacgtcaaacgattaatttcagacaaacttcatccgaaatctgacaaatgtatccttgtgggctatccaaaggaaacaaaggggtattacttctacaatacatctgagaacaaggtgtttgttgctcgagatggtgtctttttggagaaagatcacatttccaaaatgacaagtgggagaaaagtagacctcgaagaaattcgagtcgaacaacaaactctagagaatgctcaagatgacattcaggatgaaactcagagatctttagaagaatctggtgggaatcatggtcaatctagaaatgttaccccgcgtagatcgcaaagatatagatctcaaccggaaaggtacttaggtattttgatgaacgagagctatgacgttctattacttgaaagtgatgaacctgcgacttacaaacaagctatgacgagccctagctccaagcaatggcaagaagccatgcaatctgaattagactccatgtctgaaaaccaagtatgggatttggtcgatttgccagatggctaccaagccattggaagcaaatgggttttcaaactgaaaaaggacaaggatgggaaacttgaagttttcaaagctagattggttgcaaaaggttacaggcaagtccacggtgtggattacgatgaaaccttttcaccagttgcaatgctaaagtctattcggataatgttagcaatcgctgcatattacgattacgaaatatggcagatggatgtcaaaactgctttcttaaacggcgttttaacagaaactgtgtttatgacacagcctgaaggttttgaggatccaaagaatgctaaaaaggtatgcaagctaaagaaatcaatctatggattgaagcaggcatcaaggagctggaatatacgttttgatgaagcagtcagtgactttggtttcatcaaaaacgcagacgaatcttgtgtatacaagaaggtcagtgggagaaaaattgctttcctagtattatatgtcgacgacatattacttatcggaaatgacattcctatgttgaactctgtcaagatttggcttgggaaatgtttttcgatgaaggatctaggagaagcacagtacatattgggcatcaagatttacagagatagatctaaaaagatgattggacttagtcaaagcacttatatcagtaaggtgcttgataggttcaagatggcagactccaagcgaggctacctacccatgtctcatggaataactctaagcaagactcagtgcccaaaaacacttgatgagcgtagacgaatgaatgggattccatatgcatcattgattggttcaataatgtatgctatgatatgtacacgcccggatgttgcgtacgcactcagtgctacgagcagataccagtcagacccaggagaggcgcattggactgctgccaagaatattctgaagtacctgaaaaggcacaaagatgacttcctggtctatggtggagatgatgaattaattgttaaaggctatacggacgcaagtttccaaaccgacaaagatgatttcagatcacagtctgggtttgtcttctgcctcaacggaggtgcagtaagctggaaaagtgctaagcaaagcaccattgcggattctacaactgaagcggagtacattgttgcacatgaagcagcaaaggaagctatatggctaaggaagttcataggcgaacttggtgtagtcccctccattaaaggaccaatagccctgtattgtgataataacggagctattgcacaggcaaaggagcctagacaccaccaaagagtcaagcatgtacttcgtagatttcaccttctacaagagttcgttgaaagaaaagaagtcgagataagcaagattgaaactgatgacaacatatcagatccattaactaaacctctgccgcaggcgaagcacaactcgcacactgcagctatgggaatcaagcatattggagaatggctttgatatcattgtttaatgttttaaagttttagagtttaaatctttgtaaaacattattggttaatcattcacaataaatgaatagaattcatttttccatttaatttgtggtttattaaatgatgagtcccttcaatttgacgatatattcaagatagactgtcaggaccagtcctgtgactaagaaatgtctatcaagtgaacttgaatgtcaaaagttgaaaatggtccctggtcggagttttctataaaattggacgcatagaaaacgttagacgactagaatgcaagatgactagtagttctgtttcttgaactatgtggacatggcaatgtcataatcatttgcgtagatacttactttgggaagactagtatcggacagacctatgaaactttactgtaagagatgaaaatctgtcataagtaaatttcattaaaattattagacactaaatcctcaatacctgagtgatttgagattacttgtttgagaactggttactttgacgttgaccaaccgtcgcaccgtaaaaggaggctataaaggcaacgctcaggtaatcacctatcaaacgaagtctaatctcaagatcgcaagattgggattgtcctcccataaatcgggatgagatgcttaaaagttgtacaaggccactcggagagctagaaactgtgaaatgcatggccgtgctcggatgaatcataggctatgattatctgtttatttgatcagttgaactctgaaaccgagaaacacctctggacataataaggatgacaactcttaccttatgttcaagagcaagcatcgagcgacaaaggaattaggaaatgcacacttgtccctaaggacaagtgggagactgaaggaaataatgcccttggtccaagtatgcattctatgttaagtctaataaatgcggttcagtattaattaacaagttaataattcagtgagatcaagtgagctgaatgcctagctagaggccgcttcagttcaagtggaattaatgatattaatccacagcttactcttgactgaacccgtagggtcacacaaatagtacgtaaacggatcaagtactctatctatggatattcggaatcgacggatcttggtttcagtgggagctgagatcgtcacaagcaagaaatgaatactccggaaacgatgatattgccggaaacggaaatatggatcgtatcggaaatataaatattatccaagtcgtagatattgccggaaacggaaacatggtacgtatcggaaaatattatcggaaatggaaatattgccgaaatcggaaatattgccggaaacggaaatattgtcagaatcggaaatattattggaatcggaaaataattccggaaacggaaatattaaatatttgttcgaaacggaaattaattccggaatcggaaatattaaatattgttcgtatcggaaatgaattccggaatcgggaatttaatcggaagcgtatcgtacgaattagcatcggacgaggcccgctagacgaaggcccagcacgaagccaggccatcgcccagcgagccgcacgcaccaacgcacgcctcgaccaggcccagcgcaaggccaggcccagccaagggcgcgcgcgcgcgagagcacagcagcgtgggttgtgcgcctgtcgtgggccgcaaggcttgcgcgggtgcacggcttgtgcaatgcttgtgcgggaaatcctaatcctattagaatttgtgcaaagattaaaatcctaatcctattagatttgttttgttatttagagtcctaataaagttctaactagcaaatccacatcctagtaggattacaattccttttccatactcctataaataggtgcctagggtcacaatttatgggtacgattgaagtattcaaagggtaagtttttgaaataaaaatcagccatacacttacAAAtactagccgaaattcttaagcaccttaagggcgattctagttggtctaacttgaggcggatccggacgtactgtggactatctacgaagggacgacatttggagtcctaaagacttgttcttgttcggttcgggcgcagctagggaaggcacgctacaacatgtatgcatccattctatgctaaatgattatgtgtaaataatatgctttcctggctttatggttttttccgcatgatttatgaattgtcatatgtatcataacctaacataatcagcaaagctgagtactacatactaaaaaaataataatcctaacatgatactattaaacgaacaaccctaacatgatactaatgaacataaataagggcagacaaaacatgataatttgacgaccatacttgactagactaggctagacttgtaacaataatattattttggttgaaatagacaatggaccgagttgtccatccagaagtcttcaaaaaggaagacgaggtacgggcgcgactccgtaacctcagtgacctgcgatatcgaggaacgtttgaatataataaaaatagaacacggtgatcaatccggtcccagaaaaggccatgggctaccaccatgaaccccaactcctgtttgtccgtcactttagacgtgcacagtctaaagctattgttactcagtttcactttacatgatttacaaattgagactctgttatgactcaacaatcacataaggcatacaatccacatttgttcacgactgtttttatcttggaattaagtaagtgatcacaaaagcatcaatcaagactcattccaattaatccaacctttcctttaaccatgatcaacccctgtatatgggtataaggtttcaacttactaaacaaggtccacagcCCTCATAAattagtgaaaagctaaaaagggaacaataatcaatcgatccaaaccaacatatagaataatctagtgttcccaaccaacatgtttgtatcaatcatccatactaacatgttaccattctcataatgcaatataagttcaatatgtccgtccaacagtattaaacatgcaatttcaacataaccaagttcaacaacaaattcaacatggtttcaacaattagcacacaggtatgtacgtaccttgtgtaaacaaactgatatgccactttaacacttttaaaagtcgcctaaagagaattctccgcctaaaacaaccaacaaataatcccaatcaatgtctaatcattggcaaccatcataaagcattctaattgcatcctaaacatatttagaactttccccaataccaaaacttgaacatttgatttcctagcatcataattagtgaactagtgattgaaattcgttgaaaactttttgcaaacatcgtactttaagttttcagcaatataaactcatttaaaaacttcactaaggtcaatctacgttcctagtacatcaaaacaataaatttaataatccatactcaacctaccatgatttaaaatcataaaatccttgaatttcatactttaaacaatcaaaaatcaatatttcaatgtaattagataatctgaaaattaataactttattatataattcgcataatttgaaatttataatttaaatcacaaaaaccataactttaattcaagaaaacataattcgaattaataaaacatgattaagccctaacttatattttaattaaccaaaactgaaaataattggtTTATAATAACAAcacccaaatctgaaaatcatatttaacaataaaaattataaatttaattcaagaacatcatttaaattaacaaactttaattaaaataattagttacttagggtttaagaaataaccaagaattaaagaggagagaggagttTGGCCGGCGGACAGGTGGTGGCTCGCGGCAAGGCTTGACCAGCGGACAGTAGTGGCTCGCGGCAAGGCTTGACCGGCGGACGGTGGTGGCTGGCCTGGGTCGCGGTGCGGCTGCGCGAAACGAGAAAAGCTAAGAGGAAAGACGAAAACAGTGAGGGAAAAAGGACGACGAAGGAGACTTACCGGCGGCGAGTGGTTGGACGGTGGCCGAGGCAAAGGGCGGGGTTTGCGGCGGCTGCCGGTTCAACACAACCAAATAGTGAGAACAAAACCAAGGAATAAAGAAAACGGGGAACGAAGGAAGAGAACGACAACGAAACAGGAGGAGGAGACTCACCGGCGGCGAGGAGACCGGCGGCGAGGAGACCGACGTGAAGGAGGAGAGGAACGGCGAGGAGAGAGAGTGGAGTTGTTGGTGTTTCTTGTCGTGCGTGAGATTGGAGGAAGGGGAGTAGGGGTTTGATTCTTTTacgtgaattagaaaagagaagGGAGTATTGTTTTGGGGTTTTactggtttgggctttgcctaattgggctaggagtagaatTTAGGTTGTTGAATCCGAAATGGTTAggatttgctttctaatttcaatagaacgtgatttcgaaattcgaattcgttttgaTGTAAAATCAAACATACATTTTTATTTCGTAAatcattaaaagtattcaaaatgaaataaaataattatattttaattatatattcatttctaaaatccgtaaattatatttaaatatattaatatacgttaaaatatataaacaaaatgtataaaattacgggggattacatagtTAAATTATTAACGACATTCAAATAAGAAAATAGAACTATACAGAGTACTACATAAAATGACATGATAATCATCTCCTCTCACATCcctcattttttttcttccctTGTAATAACTTTCACTCTTCCTAGAAAGTAGACGGAGATTGACGTGAATGAACACCAAGCCTTCATAACCATAATATCAGATTCACATGATGGATGGAGTAACCCACAAAGGAGACCGTAATTAATGTCATGGTGGCTTGTGAATctgttatatgtttatgaaggtTGTTGATTTCTCATGAGACCTTCGAAGGAATTGTAAAAAAGAGATATCAATCtgattaattaatattgaaataTGTGTTTAAGACGTGTCCAAGACGTGTCCATCGTGTAACCGGTCGTGTGTCTCATGTcctaatttttcaaaaaaaatcagacacgTGATTTCGCGTGTCGGACACATATTTCTGCGTGTCCAAGGCGTGTCGGTGTCCAATACGTATCGGACACGGGACACAGCAACCCAATGGCGTCTTCCTGCTTCCCAGTTAGTAACCGGATAGATAAGTTAATAAAAACACGTGTCATTCTCTAACTGGTGTAAATATTTCATTCaactttaatttcaaaatttttgaAGAACTGAAttttaattatcaaaaaaaCTTTTTTTCCTTCTTCACCCATAATtgtcattctctctcctcttttcttcCATTCTCTCATATTTCTCTGTTTGAGCTTCCCTTCGTCCCCAATTGctattgttgttgattgttgttgCTAATTTTCTTCTGTGCGTTGTTTATGCAATTGTTGTTGGTTGCAATTTTTATTCCAATTTGTACATTGTTTATTTGAACTTCTCTCAAATCCCACCACCAACATCGATTCCGCCCCCCCTCCAAACTGGTTCATCTCTTCTCTCAAATCCCACCAGCATCTCTCCAAATTTTCTCCTCTTTTCAGTTTCTTTGATTTGTTAGTCATGTAAACCATTGATTtgatttgtcaaaggattaaaaATGAGTGGGTTTTAGTGAGAGAAAAAGGAGTGAGGATCGAGAGGAAGGATACCGATGAAGGAAGTGAGTAACAACATGGGGAGAGAAGGAGAGGTTGGGCTCCTCCACGGGGGAGAGATAAAGGGATGGTGGTGGTTAATGGTTATGGTGGTGAAGGGAGGGAATTGACGAAATTAAGCTCAGTCTGTTGGTGGTGATAGTGGCACTAATGGTGGTTCCTAGTGGTTTGAGTAAACAGGAGGGAAAAAGGAGTTTTGTTTCTaatatataattataataaatataaaataaaaatcaattaaagaGTAACACATGGCATGTTTAaccattaaaaaataaaattaacttgCTAGTGAAGTTGTAGGTAAAACAAACTGTTTTTGGAAGATACACCCCTAAGCTTGGATTATTTCGTAATAAATGTAAAATGGTACTATTTTTAGAAGAACgggaaaaggttggattatattttacaaattttccaatTTTTAACCATTTGAATATTGATAATAGTAGATTggaaatattaataaaaatataaattaataaagcaaTTATTTAGgtcttattttaataattaggataaattgttttttaccacctaaaaactaaaacttgtattttaccacctaaaaaaaaattaaaacttttttttaccacctgaaaaatggaaaaatatatgaaaatgttatgtcgaggtaaaatacaagttttagttttttaggtggtaaaaaaataatttttcgatttttttaggtggtaaaaaacaacttATCCTTAAAATAAGTAAATTTGTGAGAAAAGAGTCAAAATACCTTTAGGTTTATACTTTTTACACAAGTCTTGTATGTATCTGCCTAAAATATAGTCTTATGCGTATCCGGTGTACAAATAAATATATTATACATCAGGTAATTTTTACGCATTTTTTGGTACTTTTATCATATTTCGATTAACTTTTTATGTTCTGAAATAATTTTTGATGTATAAACTTTTTAAGGGATtatatagttacctttatatGAATTCTTTTTAGGAAGAGAGGTCTTAACTTCATCAGATTACGCCACTGGCAGGAACAATTTGAGGAGGGGGCATAatcaaataaatatatattcttTAGGTATTTTCTTTTAACAAGTTGAACCCAGAGGTTTGAAGGACAAGTGATGATTCTTCAAATAAGTTTTAGTTGCATAGATTTATTATTTACTTCTGAATTTCTAAAGCCTAAACTCCCCAAACATTTTGGCTTACAAATCGTATCCCTGCTTAATGACTTTGGGGCTTTAGATAAAGTATCCTTGTTCCAGAAAAATTGTCTATATACTTAATCTAGATTTGAGTTTGGGGTACTAGGAAGTGTGAAGCTCTGCATTTGGTAATTAGCTTTGGACGCTAAGTTGGATTGGATAAAAACTGTTCTATCTGCTTGTGATAGTGAATTTGCCTTCTACtttgttaattggttttgggttGAAGTGAGAATACTTGAAAAAGTTTCATTGTGACTCTACTGTCTATAATAGGATTTCGTTGGCAAGTGGGGAATGGAAAGGATATTGATTTTTGGAAGGATAATTGGGTCTTTCCTTCTCCTATAGCTGACCAGATCGTCATCCCCACCACCTTTCATAATCATAAGGTGGCAGATTTCATTTATTTGGATAATCAATAGGATGTTGATAAGCTTACTCATTTCCTGCCTCTTCATTTGATTTCCAAAATTGAGTCCATCCCGATTCCTAAAAATAATATACCTGACAAATAATTTTGGGGGGTTGATCCTAGCTAGTGGTAGTTTTTCCACAAAATTTGATGCATGTCTTGTTCAAGGCCTATCTCTAGCTCCAAAAAATAAAGTGTGTTTTACTTGGATTTGGAAACTCAATGTTGTTCCAAAAGTAAAGAATTTCTTATGAAAAATCTATAATGATGCTCTCCCCTCCAAGGGAGGATTATTTCGTAGTCATGTAGCAGTACATCTCCAATGCAAATTTTGttcacactactacaaaatgcgTGCTTTCTCGACGCGATGGGGTCGACGCTGTGGGAAACCGCTTGGAAGGAAAAGCAGTCCGCGTGTTTTGTCGACGGTTTATATCGTTGAAACAATTTGTCTACTTATAACAGCGTCGACAATTCCCCATGTGCTCCACACGTGACCTGAACCGTTCGTGACTATAACTTTTGGGGGAAAAGGACGCCCCTCGTTTCCACAGCCGCATTAAACCTTCTCTCTCATCAGTTCTCAAATCATCCCAACCCTTAAATCAGTTCTCATTATTTTTCTTCTAATTTTCAGGATCTGAGAGTTAATTTCTTGCTCGAATAATGTATGAAGTATCTTCAAGTTTTTATCTTTCATCTGAAGTTctcaatttctagggtttgtttttgttaattatatatGTCGAATCGAATTTATTTTCAGGTCTTGTTATTGAAGTTCTTGATTCAAATCCCGTTAGCAATCGGTTATTTTTCAAGTTTCTTCTCTCATTTGTTTAGTTGTTATTTGGTATGgataattaaaattttgatttgtgtATGTTTTaggttttctttcttttatcaTAATTTTTTGCCATTGAACTGTGTTTTCGTTTGACATTGAACTCTCACTTCCTTCGGATCTAACATTCGTCACCCCCATCTCCAGGTCTGTTCAAGGATTCACAAGTTTGGCCACCAACTTTCTCGCCAATTACAGGTTGATTTTCGCCCCTCTCAagctctctttctcttttgtatTCTTTCAATTATTCTCTGAAATTGCagcttttaatata
This sequence is a window from Spinacia oleracea cultivar Varoflay chromosome 1, BTI_SOV_V1, whole genome shotgun sequence. Protein-coding genes within it:
- the LOC130459061 gene encoding uncharacterized protein isoform X9, which gives rise to MSNRIYFQVLLLKFLIQIPLAIGYFSSFFSHLFSCYLVCSRIHKFGHQLSRQLQVPTIFHLILLCRWCLVLFSAAQVLLLAVAGCGLCS